The DNA region GGATTATATGCATTTCCCTAATCTTACAGTCCTCGTGgcaaaagataataatattttctgcTGCTTACATTGATCAGATTGGAAAGCACGGGCAGATGTTGTGAAACTATTGGAGCAATTAAAAAAAGACTTGAGTTTACTCGTTGTCAGCCATGACCTTAAGTAAGTTTCGCTTCTTCTTAGCTGTTGATTTTGTGTTACTTTTTTGGTTGAAATATTGGTATAGTCTGGGGTAAGTGTGTTTTGCATTATGTTTGAGTAAGCTACAAGGTGCTTATGGTCATCTCACAATAATAATTTTCCTATTGTTAaagtcttttattttattttagctgGCTACAAGGTCCCCTTCCTATGGATATTTATTGTCAATTGTCATCTGTTCTATCATTAAAAATCTCTTttgcataaaaaataatacgTTTTTTCAGgatacttttcttttttttcttaaagaGGGTCAAGTTTGTATTAAAAGGATTTTATTGAACGTGAGGTGGGATCATTTTACatgaaaacataaaataattgagAAGGAACCTATCAAATCAAAATAGTCTCATCCTGTGCATATTCCTGATTGTCCTTTAGCAGACTAGTCAGAAAGGAAAACAATTATCTCATTCATCACTTTATCATAGTTGTGCAGCATTTGATAACAGGTCAGGTTAATAGAATCATTTTTCACTCAGAATGTAACTGCATATATATTTCTAGATGGAGGAGACCATATTAGCAGTTAACGGTGCTCGAGTCTGGTCTTTGGACATGTTTATAACTGTTTTCAGGTGTGTCATGTGACATTGTTTTGTCTCTTTTGTGGGTGCAGGGAATTAGCCCCTCTAGTGGATCATTCTTGGAAGATGGAAATGGGAGGGGTACTTAAAAAAGCGAATCTACCTGTTTGCTAGTGAACTCCTTACTACTACTAATCCAATTTATATGAGTGAGGTACATGAACTGGTAACTTAGccatctatatattttttttttgttacggATGATTCTTGAGAGTTGGgtcaaaatttgaaatgtatTCTTCCAACTATATGGAAAATGGTAACAAAATCATCTAACCATAAATTTCAAAGATTTTTCATGGTTAGGGAAAAGAGGTGgtaatattattttctagagGAAGACAAACAGACCACTCATTTTGTTGGTGTTAGGatgatcatatgatcatgatgaagaagaagacaatttgattaattaatagaaAGATTAGATATGGTCGGTCAGAGAATAGAATAGAAAAGACAGGTGGTTGGTTTATCATGAACATTGCTTGCTGGCTGGCTTATTTATGTATTAGAGATCTGTTTAAGCCGCCTccatcaaatattttatcacttttgtttctttattatatattgggGGAGCTGTTCCAACACAGGCAGAGAGTGGACGTGCAACTCaacttctttattttattattatattttcaagtttttattattatattttattaataaggtAGTTGTagtatgattgagatgacatgagtcatatatatgtattttttcttttggaTTGAGGCAATAAAtatgctattattattattattattattattattattattattattattatgacactCATAACACTACTATCATTATAACACATTTTATGagattttccattttttttatgacaACTTGCTCTAACCactatttttcattaataaaaaaatgaagaagttaAAACACTGTTTGTTAATGAACATATcataatattagtattattattatactctTCTTTTTCAGGtcaaaagaatattatatagAATGATTAAATGAAccattacaaattattatatatacgaAAATGAACTCTCCAAAAGAAGCTACATGTTTTGCTATTGAATCAGCAATgaatcaaacataaaattaagAGTAACAAAATCAATGCCCCCACTTAAACTCTGGTTTGTTAgacattttatatttcaaaataaaatatttcaccTCATTTATTTACGCAATTTAACATAAACATTGTCAAATAAACATTAACACTCTTAATACTggatagtatatatatatatattctattatggttttcattttaaaataattatttgattattttgaattatattaagaTCAGAAAAATGGTCTCCACACGATTTTAGTCGTGCATGCCTCTCTCTTGTTTTCATGTTCTCATATTGCATGCtaactaattttcaaaaaaaaatataaaaaatattcgttaAAAGAGAGATGacatttttagagagagagagatagaggCGGGGGATGATGCAACTGCTTTGGAATACTTCTCCTTAACTTCCGTTACACCACCACTGTTGTCTCTTCTCTGACGagttctctctcttctttctctctctctcacacacacgcACACACTAACAACACAGGTAGGTAAGGTATTCTCCTCCATCCCCATTCAGgaccctttttttttttccaaacaaTTCAAAAATTCCCATCAATGGATGATGATGCAAAAGAAATACAATCTCCAACTGATGATGAACCCAACCAAGATCTTCCCCCacaaataattgaagacaacaacaacaacattgATGTAGATTTGCAGAAACCTATTATAGAGGATGACGATGAtcaaggagaaggagaagaagaaaggcAACAAAAAACCATCcctgataattttgagaaaatctCTCAAGAGATTGATCGGTTTGTTCTTAAATTGAAAACCGCCAAGAAGGACAAATCGCCTGCCCCCGAATTATCCGAATCGTTTAAACAATTTGCTCATCATGTCGAAGCAAAGTTCTCCATCTATGATTCTTCCAGCGATAGGAGATGGAATCAGTTATCAGAAGTCGAATCTTCATCCTTCTTGGATACCGTCGAAAGAGTCTCCAGGCTAGCCATCAGCCTCAGCCATTTCCATTCTGAATCAACCTATGCTCCCGCGATTAATCTCATCTCCCGCATTCTCCAACACGCAATGTCATACCTCGAAGACGAGTTCATCTTTCTTTTGGAAGAATCCAAGAATATTGAACCGGAAACAAAGATTAATCCAACAAACGAGGAAGAACAGCAACAGGTTATTGATCAGGGATCTGAGTCTGATAATCAACAGGCAACGCCTTCTTCTGCTGCTGAAATAATAATGGCTGAAGGAGATCAATTTCAAGGTTACTCTGATGAAATCGTGTTGAAATTAAATAAGATCTCAAAGGCAATGTCAGTTGGAGGATACTCCCCTGAGTGTGTTCAAGGTTTCATCATCACAAGAAAGGCAATGTTGGAAGATACCTTGCAAAAGGTAGGATTCGAAAAGTTTAGCATAGATGAAGTCCAGAAGATGCAATGGGAGACACTCGAGAGAGGAATTGTTTCGTGGATCAACGCATTCAAGCATTGCATGAAGGTGCAACTTCCCGGCGAGCGTAAGCTTGCCGACTCTGTCTTCACCGATGTCTCCGATGCAGAGGAGGTCTTCACATCTTTATCTCGTGGAATCGTGTTACAGTTACTCAATTTTGCAGAGGCGACCACTATGATGAAACGATCCTCCGATAAACTATTCAAGTTTCTCGACATACACGAGGCAATTCAATTCGGTATTACCACCATCAACGAACTGTACAGAGAAGAATGCGGTAAAGAGCTCAGATCGGAAGCAGCGTTCATTAATTTCCGATTCGGGGAAGCAGTAGTCAGCATCTTCTATGAACTTGAGAAATCAATCGAAGCAGACACTTCAAAGAACCCCGTTCCTGGAGGAGCTGTTCATCCTTTGACACGATACCTAATGAACTATCTAAAATACGCCGGCGTGTATGCCGAAACCCTAGAACGTGTGTTCCAGGAACACCACCAAAAGATTGGGAGAACTAACAACAAGTCAACGAGTAATCCTACCAAACATAAGAAATCACACAAAAAAGATAAACAGAAACAAGAACAACCGCCTCCACCGCCATTACCAGTGTCAACGCCGTCGTCATCATCAGCAGCAGCAACAGTATCGAATCTACCGCCATTGGCAACGCAAATGAACAAGATAATGGATCTATTAGATATAAACCTAGATGCGAAATCGAAACTGTACAAGGACGTATCACTGAGCTTAATATTCCTGATGAACAATGGAAGATACGTATTGCAGAAAATAAAAGGATCTACGGAGATACATAAGCTGATGGGAGATACCTGGTCGAGGAAGAAATCATCGGAGTTGAGACAATACCATAAGAATTACCAGAGGGAAACGTGGGGGAAATTACTGAATTGTTTGAATCACGAAGGATTGAATGTTAACGGGAAGGTGATGAAGCCGGTGGTGAAGGAGCGGTTGAAGAGTTTCAACAGTATGTTTGATGATATACATAAGAATCAGAGAGAGTGGGTTTTGAGCGATGAACAGCTGCGATCGGAGCTTCGAGTGTCGATATCGTCAGTTGTGATTCCGGCTTATCGGTCTTTCTTAGCGAGGTTCGCTTCAGTTCTATCGTCGGGAAGGCAAACTCAGAAGTACGTGAAATTCCAGACGGAAGATATAGAGACGAGAATCGAAGGACTCTTCGATGGGAATGCTAGTGCAAGTGGAGGAGGATCAGGATGGaagaaatgatttatatatatatatatataggaaggACCAAGCCAAAGCCAAAGCCAAAGCCCAAGCCATGCATACATATTATACTTTCCGAAACAACAATAATGCTTTGTTTTTCAatgatttatttgtattaaaaaggGACAACTTTATACAGATTTTAAAAAGTAACCACCTAACAAATAGTACAATCAAAgtcacaatttttttatttacttatgtAATGAATTAGAAGAACTTATTGGTATTTATCTGAGGCTAAGTCCATGAATCATCTTTGTATTTTGGGCTGGGATCTTTGGTTTCAAATATCCTTCTTCTTAGATTGATTTATTTAGGTTCTATCTCAATTCTCATGTCTATTTcatacaattaatatataatatgcttGAAAATATTAGATCACTTAAACCAAcaatatttttagattatttctatataaataacatCTGAAAGTTTGAacaatattcttagaatatatATGAGTACCAAATTAAATAGATGTAacaataatataagtttaataataataatgggtGCAATGAATAAGTGATGGTCATCATAAATCAAAAGTAGGGACTTGAGAATCAAAGCCATTCAATACCTGATATGTTAGCCGAGGAAGAATGTTTCGATAAGGATCGACTTCTCTTTTCTCCTTTAAATATTCCATGCATCCCTCGACCGACGACTTCACTTCCAAGTACAATTCATGTGCTTTCTCCCTGTTTCTTAATTCATTCTTCCTCCCTTTTATATAGAGAATGAAATATAATTCAATCATCTttcaaatatatcattttaatttatgtagTAAACTCTAACCTTCTGTTTCAATTGGCTTTccaaaatagtaataaaaacgGCCTGGAAGTTTGGGCGTCATTATTGGAAGGTGGGGTGCTTGGTTTGCAACTTCCCCGGTTATATTACCCCTGTAATCACAATGATCTATCAATTAAGTATTTtcacataatatattatactagGGATTCAAAATAGTGATCTGAATGTAAGAAAAAGCTAACACACCTCAAATTCCCAGCTTCATCAGTAAGTTGTGCTATTTCTTCCCTGAAATATGGAATCTTCATCAGATCATTGTAGTCGAGGAGCAtctgaaaaaacaaatatacaaCATTTCCACTCTGTTATAATGGATAATCAAAGATCAAATCATTTGTTCACACGCAGTCTTTATTGTTGCTTTAATTGTACGGGATTTATAACATAGGATTATGTTCAGAAACAATTGAAATATCTTACTTGACAAACGTCATCTTCTCCAACAGCACCAAAGGGGATAATCTTAGCTCCAAATCTAGCTGCCATCCTTACAAACTCCGACTGCTCTGgccaaaata from Impatiens glandulifera chromosome 5, dImpGla2.1, whole genome shotgun sequence includes:
- the LOC124939627 gene encoding exocyst complex component EXO70B1-like, translated to MDDDAKEIQSPTDDEPNQDLPPQIIEDNNNNIDVDLQKPIIEDDDDQGEGEEERQQKTIPDNFEKISQEIDRFVLKLKTAKKDKSPAPELSESFKQFAHHVEAKFSIYDSSSDRRWNQLSEVESSSFLDTVERVSRLAISLSHFHSESTYAPAINLISRILQHAMSYLEDEFIFLLEESKNIEPETKINPTNEEEQQQVIDQGSESDNQQATPSSAAEIIMAEGDQFQGYSDEIVLKLNKISKAMSVGGYSPECVQGFIITRKAMLEDTLQKVGFEKFSIDEVQKMQWETLERGIVSWINAFKHCMKVQLPGERKLADSVFTDVSDAEEVFTSLSRGIVLQLLNFAEATTMMKRSSDKLFKFLDIHEAIQFGITTINELYREECGKELRSEAAFINFRFGEAVVSIFYELEKSIEADTSKNPVPGGAVHPLTRYLMNYLKYAGVYAETLERVFQEHHQKIGRTNNKSTSNPTKHKKSHKKDKQKQEQPPPPPLPVSTPSSSSAAATVSNLPPLATQMNKIMDLLDINLDAKSKLYKDVSLSLIFLMNNGRYVLQKIKGSTEIHKLMGDTWSRKKSSELRQYHKNYQRETWGKLLNCLNHEGLNVNGKVMKPVVKERLKSFNSMFDDIHKNQREWVLSDEQLRSELRVSISSVVIPAYRSFLARFASVLSSGRQTQKYVKFQTEDIETRIEGLFDGNASASGGGSGWKK